The following nucleotide sequence is from uncultured Draconibacterium sp..
CAATAGCAGTACGAAAAGCTCCATGCATTCCATAGAGCTTTATCTGCTTCATTTTCGTTAAAGTAGTTTCATTCATATTAACCTGTTTTTAGTTGTAGTAATGTTTTCCCCTGATGTTTTGATGCTCGGGAAGTATTTGCTCATTTTGCTCTTCTTCAATTGAATCCAGGCCGTTTTCGAGTATTCGCTGGATTATCCGGTAATTTGATATATCGTATTCGAGGGCACGCTTACAGGCATTGATAAGCCGCTGTTTTCCTACTTTCTTTACAAAAGAAAGTACGCCCATACAGCTTTTGTAAGCCTGTTCGGGATGTTGTTTTTGTTCCAGTATCCTGCAAATCAGTTCTTCAACACTTGGGTCGATGGAAGTTGCCCAGTCGATAAAACGTTGTGGTGTCCAGTCGGTAACAAACTGGTGGGTGCTTGCCAGGTGCTGTTTTTCAGTTGTGTAGTGATAAGGCTTCAGGTTTCTTCGGTGAGATGCAATCCGGTTGTATTTGTAATAGATCTCAACACTGCTGCTTGTAAACAACAGCTTTACTTTTTTACGGATATACTGAAACGGGACACTGTAGTAATGTTTGTCTTTGCCCAAAAGCACATGCCCGTTCATCATTACTGTTGCAAAAGATTGTTGTTTTATCTCGAAACGGGTAACGGGAAGGGATGATAGTTTTTCCTGCTCATCTTCTTTAAACGACTGGTAACGCGAGTATGGCCGCCCGGTGAGTTTCTTGTTGTTGTGCTGCTTTAACAGTTCCCAAACACGGCAGTTCATGCTTTTAATGCTGGTAAACTCTTCTTGTTTTATAACGGGGTAAATACGTTGATAAAGTATTTTAACAGCTCCTTCGGCCAATGATTTATCGCGGGGTTTATAGGCCCTTGCCGGAAGTATGGTCGTTTCATAATGTTCGGCAAAATCCAGCAGTGTTTCATTTATGGTGGGCTCGTAACGACTGCTTTTGGTTACTGCCGAACGCAGGTTGTCGGGTACTATGGCGGCAGGAACTCCCCGGAAGTAGTGCAGCGCATTTTCTATTGATGCGATAAAATCTTCTTTTTTCTGACTTGGCGATACCTCGGCGTAAGTATATTGGCTGGCTCCGAGTATGGCCACAAAAAATTGTAGTTCTTGCACTTCTCCTGTTTCGGGGTCAACGATTTCCAATGTCTTGCCGGCATAGTCCACAAACATCTTGTCGCCTGCCTTGTGTGTCATGTGCATCACCGGGTTAACCTTTTTACCCCAGCGTTTGTAATACTCGCAAAACTGCGAGCTTTTATACCCATCGGGATGTTTGGCAATGTACTGTTGCCACATTGTAAGCTTGGTTACCCCAACCTTTTTCAACTCACGTTCCATGTGCGGAAAGAACGCATACAGATCTTTCAGCTTGGGCGACAACTCGGGTTCTTTATTGCTGATAAACAGTGTTTCCAGTTCAACATCGCTTTTCTGCTTTATAGCCTCGGGTGACAGGTTTAGCATTTGGTACAACGCAATGTATTTTTTTACCGTATTGCGCGACAACGAAAGGTAGTTGCTGATAAATAACTTGCTTTTTCCCTGGCAGTGCAGTTGGATTACTTTTCTTACTTTACTCATGTTTATTAGTTTATTTGCCATATCTCGTGCATTTATTTGTACACGAAATTAGGCCTTCAAAAACATGAAAAAGTCTCTACGTTTCAGGTGGTCAATTTGCCCCGGAGAGGGGTGGTCAATTTCAATCGGAATGAGGTGGTCAGTTTGCTCCGGAAAAGGCGGTCACTTTAGCCCGGAATCAGGTGGTCAGTTTGGCCGGTTTTTCCAATTTATGCGCAGAAAATATTTTGTACAAATATAATTGCAAATTGCTATAAAAGCAATAAAAACATATATTTGTTGCTATTATAGAGATGATTGAAGATTTTATAACTTAATTCATAAAGTTTGTAACAATGAAAGGAATATTTGTATTTATTTTCTTAGGGTTGGTAATTAACCAATCTGGTTTTGCTTTGCCGTTGGGAACCATAAAAGGAGAAACGAGTGATAAACATCCAAATGTCGTCTTCTTTCTTGTAGACGATCTTGGATGGAAAGATGTCAGGGCGTATGGTAGTGATTATTATCAAACCCCAAATGTTGATGGCCTAGTTACTGATGGTGTAATGTTTGTAAATGC
It contains:
- the istA gene encoding IS21 family transposase, whose protein sequence is MSKVRKVIQLHCQGKSKLFISNYLSLSRNTVKKYIALYQMLNLSPEAIKQKSDVELETLFISNKEPELSPKLKDLYAFFPHMERELKKVGVTKLTMWQQYIAKHPDGYKSSQFCEYYKRWGKKVNPVMHMTHKAGDKMFVDYAGKTLEIVDPETGEVQELQFFVAILGASQYTYAEVSPSQKKEDFIASIENALHYFRGVPAAIVPDNLRSAVTKSSRYEPTINETLLDFAEHYETTILPARAYKPRDKSLAEGAVKILYQRIYPVIKQEEFTSIKSMNCRVWELLKQHNNKKLTGRPYSRYQSFKEDEQEKLSSLPVTRFEIKQQSFATVMMNGHVLLGKDKHYYSVPFQYIRKKVKLLFTSSSVEIYYKYNRIASHRRNLKPYHYTTEKQHLASTHQFVTDWTPQRFIDWATSIDPSVEELICRILEQKQHPEQAYKSCMGVLSFVKKVGKQRLINACKRALEYDISNYRIIQRILENGLDSIEEEQNEQILPEHQNIRGKHYYN